Proteins found in one Halobaculum sp. MBLA0147 genomic segment:
- the asnB gene encoding asparagine synthase (glutamine-hydrolyzing) → MISLTRESTAIWRYCVELTYMLIGVTDRMLTGVFPLTSSVLTLSKGIEPAPFLCRCMCGIIGEISSEPVDLSTFCRMRDELSHRGPDGSGLYTSADERVALGFRRLAIIDLSDDGMQPMANEDESLYLLFNGEIYNYQSLRSELVDAGHVFSSETDSEVILHGYEEWGEAVLNRLRGMFAFAIWDESEGSLFAARDPFGIKPLYFYDGEDRFVFSSELKGILADSSIDRTLSTQGVQSYLKYGYVPAPLTIWENMSKLVPGEYLRYDGHTVETESYWSPTDYLDERSPPYPEAVSELQRILNDSVDHHLVSDVPLSVLLSGGVDSSTIAALAVDEASGLSAFSMGFDGGDDELNAAREVASLLGVDQTRDVLDSDALESLLDEVFYHFDEPLADTSIFPTFLLMESVSDHFKVVLSGDGGDELFAGYNWYDRYARYKRFNRLSPIFSLVTEGLDSLSSDVGISLVQSLKWRASLASKSGLDQYVSAKGATFSSDELTTLLDGRFGRDTDTTAVERYEVEWSTIKGAQCFDMRTFLPSILTKVDRASMANSVEARVPLLDREVAEYALSLDGSYHYNRGEKKRLLRSVSREILPDRVVDRPKSGFGAPLESMDFFSENIDALEASRAAEDGIFDQNTLDSYLTDDSPRQKLFRLLIFELWYRRWRQTD, encoded by the coding sequence TTGATCTCTTTGACGAGAGAGTCAACTGCCATTTGGCGGTATTGTGTCGAACTGACGTATATGCTTATCGGAGTCACGGATCGGATGCTCACCGGGGTGTTCCCTCTCACGTCCAGTGTCCTCACCCTATCAAAAGGTATAGAACCAGCGCCCTTTTTGTGTCGGTGCATGTGTGGCATCATCGGAGAGATATCTTCCGAGCCGGTCGATCTATCCACCTTCTGTCGTATGCGTGATGAACTTTCACATAGAGGTCCCGACGGGTCTGGCCTCTACACTAGCGCGGACGAACGAGTCGCACTCGGGTTTCGCCGTCTCGCGATCATCGATCTGAGTGACGACGGGATGCAACCGATGGCGAACGAAGACGAGTCTTTGTATCTCTTGTTCAACGGTGAAATCTACAACTACCAGTCGCTTCGCTCGGAACTCGTCGACGCCGGACACGTCTTCTCCAGTGAGACGGACTCGGAAGTCATCCTCCACGGTTACGAGGAGTGGGGTGAAGCAGTGCTCAACCGACTCCGAGGGATGTTCGCCTTCGCCATCTGGGACGAGTCCGAGGGTTCTCTCTTCGCAGCTCGTGATCCATTCGGTATCAAGCCACTGTACTTCTACGATGGCGAGGATCGATTCGTGTTCTCCTCGGAATTAAAAGGTATCCTCGCCGACTCGTCGATCGATCGAACGCTCTCAACACAGGGCGTCCAGAGCTACCTGAAGTACGGGTACGTCCCGGCACCGCTGACGATATGGGAGAACATGTCGAAACTCGTACCGGGGGAGTACCTCCGGTACGACGGCCACACGGTCGAGACCGAGTCCTACTGGTCCCCGACGGACTACCTCGACGAGCGATCACCACCGTACCCAGAGGCGGTCTCCGAACTTCAACGGATCCTCAACGACTCGGTAGATCATCACCTCGTGAGTGATGTTCCCCTGAGTGTACTCCTCAGTGGTGGTGTCGATTCGAGCACGATAGCGGCACTCGCGGTCGACGAGGCTTCGGGTCTGTCCGCGTTCTCAATGGGGTTCGACGGCGGGGACGACGAGCTCAATGCGGCCAGAGAGGTCGCCTCGTTGTTGGGTGTCGATCAGACTCGAGACGTTCTGGACTCGGATGCACTCGAGTCGCTCCTCGATGAGGTGTTCTACCACTTCGACGAACCACTCGCCGATACGTCTATATTCCCGACGTTTCTGCTCATGGAGAGCGTCAGTGACCACTTCAAGGTAGTGTTGTCTGGGGACGGCGGTGACGAACTGTTCGCCGGGTACAACTGGTACGACCGGTACGCACGGTACAAGCGGTTCAACCGACTCTCTCCGATCTTCTCTCTCGTGACCGAGGGACTGGATTCGCTCTCCAGTGATGTCGGGATTTCGCTCGTCCAGTCGCTCAAGTGGCGCGCCTCTCTGGCCAGCAAGAGTGGTCTCGACCAGTACGTTTCGGCGAAGGGTGCGACCTTCTCCTCCGACGAATTGACCACGCTCCTGGACGGTCGATTCGGGCGAGACACCGACACGACGGCAGTTGAGCGATACGAAGTCGAGTGGTCGACTATCAAAGGGGCACAGTGTTTCGACATGCGGACCTTCCTGCCCAGTATCCTCACGAAGGTTGATCGCGCGAGCATGGCGAACTCCGTCGAAGCACGCGTTCCGTTGCTCGACCGGGAGGTGGCCGAATACGCCCTGTCACTCGACGGGAGCTACCACTACAATCGGGGCGAGAAGAAGCGACTCCTCCGGTCCGTCTCGCGTGAGATCCTCCCGGACAGGGTCGTCGACCGACCGAAGTCTGGGTTTGGGGCACCACTCGAATCGATGGACTTCTTTAGCGAGAACATCGACGCCCTCGAAGCGTCTCGGGCCGCGGAGGACGGCATCTTCGATCAGAACACACTCGACTCGTACTTGACCGACGACTCACCGCGCCAGAAGCTGTTCCGACTCCTGATCTTCGAACTGTGGTACCGACGGTGGCGTCAGACTGACTGA
- a CDS encoding glycosyltransferase family 4 protein, translating into MSHTVGFVIVSGEFGGAETVVYNVLDRLSSRRSDLTLFANTVVADEFREIDSLRVVDIGDIPYHSYRSYLGLDQGYAAAQSIIGETCRNEEIDALVYNLPGTLFLRPEHTNLSEIFVMHGAMGFDVDERPESSSLLDRESRSGLRSRLLSAVRRNVNTKEVATVDHVILTCNYFGQLLDRRGVSVERTVIPNGVDPAIVYDRREVVDITEPTVCYIGGARNVKGWDLLVQAIDRLADDRDSLTVYVLRDVPQDHQMRQYLARRGVRDHVEFVGYVDRETYLDYLFSCDVFCLPSYSESIPASALDAVALGKPIVATDVGGTSEVVTHEGNGYLCDPTPSSVAAGIEYFLDDVRRMRRASRASFELVERFCWQTVVDQYERCLRERLTEES; encoded by the coding sequence ATGAGCCACACAGTCGGGTTCGTCATCGTCAGCGGCGAGTTCGGTGGCGCGGAGACTGTCGTCTACAACGTTCTCGACAGACTGAGTTCGAGACGATCCGACCTGACGCTGTTCGCGAACACGGTTGTCGCCGACGAGTTCCGAGAGATCGACAGTCTACGTGTCGTCGATATTGGTGACATCCCGTACCACTCTTACCGGTCGTACCTCGGTCTCGACCAGGGATACGCGGCGGCCCAGTCGATAATCGGTGAAACCTGTCGAAACGAGGAAATCGACGCTCTGGTCTACAACCTTCCGGGAACGCTGTTCCTCCGCCCGGAGCACACGAACCTCTCGGAGATTTTCGTGATGCACGGTGCGATGGGGTTCGACGTGGACGAACGGCCCGAGAGCAGTAGCCTGTTGGATCGGGAGTCACGCTCGGGGCTCCGCAGCCGACTGTTGTCGGCTGTCCGACGGAACGTGAACACTAAAGAAGTCGCGACGGTCGATCACGTGATACTAACGTGCAACTACTTCGGACAGTTACTCGACCGCCGAGGCGTCTCCGTTGAGCGGACAGTCATCCCCAACGGTGTCGACCCCGCTATCGTCTACGACCGACGAGAGGTCGTCGACATCACGGAGCCGACTGTCTGTTACATCGGTGGTGCTCGGAACGTCAAAGGGTGGGACCTCCTCGTGCAAGCCATCGACAGGCTCGCAGACGACAGAGACTCCCTGACGGTCTACGTGCTTCGTGACGTGCCGCAAGACCACCAGATGCGGCAGTACCTCGCGCGGCGTGGCGTCCGCGACCACGTGGAGTTCGTCGGTTACGTTGACCGAGAGACGTATCTTGACTACCTCTTCAGCTGTGACGTGTTCTGTCTCCCGTCGTACAGTGAGTCGATCCCTGCATCGGCACTCGATGCAGTCGCCCTGGGGAAACCGATCGTCGCGACGGATGTCGGCGGGACATCTGAAGTCGTCACACACGAGGGGAACGGATATCTGTGTGATCCGACGCCGTCGTCTGTCGCCGCCGGGATCGAGTACTTCCTCGACGACGTCCGCCGAATGCGCCGTGCCAGTCGCGCGAGCTTCGAACTCGTCGAGCGGTTCTGCTGGCAAACTGTCGTCGACCAGTACGAGCGGTGCTTGCGGGAGCGACTGACCGAAGAGTCGTGA
- a CDS encoding class I SAM-dependent methyltransferase, producing the protein MDYYSVVETHDLYPDFTLPVDERSGLETYLSHLFDGIDLAGKRVLEVGAGDGRHALYMASRGADVLALEPEAAGATEQNVRSTLTALSEHCDRLQVDSSTFQEFEARESFDFVFMHNVVNHLDEAATQRLHDSRQAKETYRELFQKLRRILTHDGSALIADADRTHFYQFLGLDHPLAGHIEWEKHQPPSLWLELLEDVGFERRRLTWTPAASTGVFAPLTSNYVVSHFLRCHFCLVVTLDE; encoded by the coding sequence ATGGACTACTACTCGGTGGTCGAGACACACGATCTCTATCCAGATTTCACTCTGCCGGTCGACGAGCGGTCGGGTCTCGAGACGTATCTCTCGCATCTGTTCGACGGAATCGATCTCGCTGGGAAACGCGTCTTGGAGGTCGGTGCAGGTGACGGGAGACACGCGCTGTACATGGCTTCACGAGGTGCGGATGTCCTCGCACTGGAGCCCGAAGCGGCGGGGGCCACGGAACAGAACGTGCGTTCGACACTGACTGCCTTGTCGGAGCACTGTGACCGGTTGCAGGTCGACTCGTCCACGTTCCAAGAGTTCGAGGCCCGGGAGTCGTTCGACTTCGTGTTCATGCACAACGTCGTCAACCACCTCGACGAGGCAGCCACCCAACGGCTACACGATAGTCGACAGGCCAAAGAGACGTACCGAGAGCTTTTCCAGAAACTTCGCCGGATCCTCACCCACGACGGGAGTGCCCTCATCGCCGACGCCGACCGAACACACTTCTACCAGTTCTTGGGACTCGACCATCCACTCGCGGGTCACATCGAATGGGAGAAGCACCAGCCACCGTCTCTCTGGCTCGAACTGTTGGAGGATGTCGGGTTCGAACGCCGACGGCTGACCTGGACACCGGCAGCGAGTACGGGTGTGTTCGCCCCACTAACCAGTAATTACGTCGTCTCTCACTTCCTACGGTGTCACTTCTGTCTGGTCGTCACGTTGGACGAGTGA
- a CDS encoding glycosyltransferase family 4 protein, translating into MTRNRKPKLCLISLAAYHYFNPDAEVQGGGAQRQLYLLSQELQSSFDVHFVVGDYGQPATEVRDGVTLHRSYTPMPDDDSVVGQAKRAAVLFDTVRRADADFYFFRGFPHKAAVLNVCFELLGVPWLYSLSSDKNVGRDLEGLSMPFSRLFDRAVDNAGAVVSQTAYQSEAVSTKLGVTSVVVPNGYPPAETVRSRDEREFVLWVGNVDEEVKRPHLFLDLAEQCPDTEFVMIGPESTDPEYHRYIIDRAEGLDNVDYTGAVDSSKIHTYFRRATALVNTSPKEGFPNTFLEAWRCATPVVGLDVDPGRFVDFPGPSGYADGDTAELVEIVRRLSTDESYWTELSTPAKEYFRANFTIDQVARQYENIIMDALDG; encoded by the coding sequence GTGACACGCAACCGAAAACCCAAACTGTGCCTGATCTCACTCGCTGCGTACCACTACTTCAACCCAGACGCCGAGGTTCAAGGCGGCGGCGCTCAACGACAGTTGTACCTCTTGTCTCAGGAGCTGCAGTCCTCGTTCGACGTGCACTTCGTCGTCGGAGACTACGGCCAACCAGCTACGGAGGTCAGAGACGGTGTGACACTACACCGGAGCTACACGCCGATGCCCGACGACGACAGTGTGGTAGGTCAGGCGAAACGTGCTGCCGTTCTGTTCGACACCGTTCGTCGAGCAGATGCCGATTTTTATTTTTTCCGCGGATTTCCACATAAAGCGGCCGTATTGAACGTTTGCTTCGAGCTTCTCGGGGTGCCGTGGTTGTACAGCCTTTCGAGTGACAAGAACGTCGGTCGTGATCTGGAAGGGCTGTCGATGCCGTTCTCACGGTTGTTCGACCGCGCCGTAGACAACGCGGGGGCAGTCGTCTCACAGACGGCGTACCAATCGGAAGCAGTTTCGACAAAGTTGGGAGTGACGTCCGTCGTGGTCCCGAACGGGTATCCGCCGGCAGAGACGGTGCGATCACGTGACGAACGCGAGTTCGTCCTCTGGGTCGGGAACGTCGACGAGGAAGTGAAACGGCCCCACCTCTTTCTGGACCTTGCCGAGCAGTGTCCCGACACCGAGTTCGTTATGATCGGTCCCGAGTCGACCGATCCCGAGTACCACCGGTACATCATAGACCGGGCCGAGGGTCTCGACAACGTCGATTACACCGGTGCGGTGGACTCCTCGAAGATACACACCTACTTCAGACGAGCGACTGCACTCGTCAACACGTCACCGAAAGAAGGGTTCCCGAACACGTTCCTGGAGGCGTGGCGCTGTGCGACGCCTGTAGTAGGGCTGGATGTCGACCCGGGTCGATTCGTAGATTTTCCTGGTCCGTCGGGTTACGCGGACGGAGACACGGCGGAACTCGTCGAAATCGTTCGCAGGCTGTCGACAGACGAATCGTACTGGACAGAACTGAGTACTCCGGCGAAAGAGTACTTCAGAGCGAACTTCACCATCGACCAGGTTGCGAGACAGTACGAGAATATAATCATGGACGCTCTTGACGGGTGA
- a CDS encoding sulfatase, with amino-acid sequence MRSPNVLLVVVDSLRADAIRSDDTETPTLDSVAEESVRFDQCITQGVSTAPAMTAMLTGRYPLDYGGHWFLEANQPTFASQFQSAGYTTAAVHSNPYVSSQRNFDRGFDHFEQDVVAFEPDKKLERLPEKFDRLVSRLHRIASKTPYTPAPTVNERILSLVEDLDDSWFLWAQYMDVHGPYLGGERTYRKKIPAELLWRKAAVTSPDEVTEQERRRLERDYYGDIEYFDRHLRELLDGLGRRGELEDTLVIVTADHGDEFHEHGLFGHGNLPYRELTHVPLFMRFPYDSDVPTVTVEELVRSVDILPTVLDHINAQLDPTMRERCEGQSLLPTTRGETVDIQYSVTEKRVRDEDALRIGFREPGWSFLYDGKNEETKLFDLDKDPNEQRDVATEHPSVLERFESRLRVRIEHIEETSDNVETPDVSTDAGVEERLKALGYR; translated from the coding sequence ATGCGGTCGCCAAACGTTCTCCTCGTTGTCGTTGACTCACTCCGCGCGGATGCGATCCGTAGTGACGACACCGAGACTCCGACACTCGACAGTGTTGCCGAGGAAAGTGTTCGGTTCGACCAGTGTATCACACAGGGGGTCAGCACGGCACCGGCGATGACGGCGATGTTGACCGGACGGTACCCGCTGGACTACGGAGGGCACTGGTTCCTCGAAGCCAACCAGCCGACGTTCGCGTCACAGTTTCAGTCGGCGGGATACACGACTGCGGCGGTCCACTCTAACCCGTACGTCTCGAGTCAACGAAACTTCGACCGAGGCTTCGACCACTTCGAGCAGGACGTGGTCGCGTTCGAACCTGACAAGAAGCTCGAACGACTTCCCGAGAAGTTCGACCGACTCGTGAGTCGGCTCCACCGTATCGCGTCGAAGACACCGTACACACCTGCTCCGACGGTTAACGAGCGAATTCTCTCTCTCGTCGAAGACTTGGACGACTCGTGGTTTCTCTGGGCACAGTACATGGATGTCCACGGCCCGTACCTCGGTGGTGAACGGACGTACCGGAAGAAGATCCCTGCCGAACTGTTGTGGCGGAAAGCCGCCGTCACGTCGCCAGACGAGGTGACAGAACAGGAGCGACGGCGGCTCGAACGAGACTACTACGGTGACATCGAGTACTTCGACCGTCACCTCAGAGAACTACTCGACGGACTTGGGCGTCGTGGTGAACTCGAGGATACACTCGTGATTGTGACAGCGGATCACGGTGACGAGTTCCACGAGCACGGACTGTTCGGCCACGGCAACCTCCCGTACCGAGAGTTGACACACGTACCGTTGTTCATGCGATTCCCATACGACTCAGATGTGCCGACCGTGACTGTCGAGGAACTGGTTCGGTCGGTCGATATCCTGCCGACGGTTCTCGACCACATCAATGCCCAACTGGACCCGACGATGCGAGAACGGTGCGAGGGCCAATCATTGCTTCCGACGACGCGTGGTGAGACAGTAGATATTCAGTACTCTGTAACTGAAAAGCGGGTGCGTGACGAGGACGCGCTCCGAATCGGGTTCCGTGAACCTGGCTGGAGCTTCCTCTACGACGGCAAAAACGAGGAGACCAAGTTGTTCGATTTGGACAAGGACCCGAACGAACAGAGAGATGTCGCCACGGAACACCCGTCTGTCCTCGAGAGGTTCGAGTCCAGGTTACGAGTCCGGATAGAACACATCGAAGAGACTTCCGACAACGTCGAGACTCCGGATGTCTCGACGGACGCCGGTGTTGAAGAACGATTGAAAGCTCTCGGATACCGGTGA
- a CDS encoding glycosyltransferase — MSESKKIRLWLLIGSLQTGGANKNLVDLANGLDHEEFDVTVWTILPDDTLAPELSPAVTHRSLDASGKFDLGAVVEFLRVVRRESPDVLHSFLFFDNLLARLSRVTSPQTAVVSGVFSAPTDRPWIRSFLDRLTTGLCDHVVANSEACASLAVRRGTPPTHVSTIPNAREVSLFWDAAEPSGLRSSLGIPPDATVVGTVGRLVPVKGHRDLLAAWPTVLRANPDAHLVVVGDGPERQALESLTRDYDCRDSVTFTGRRSDVPELLATFDVFAFPSHYEGMPGAVIEAMAAGVPTVGTRVPGTTELVDDGETGVLVEAESPDELATAIDELLSDPSRRERLGRKASQVAGAQFSLDRLVESHSQLYRDLAGQTESRS; from the coding sequence ATGAGCGAGTCGAAAAAAATCCGGCTGTGGTTGCTCATCGGGTCGTTACAGACTGGTGGAGCGAACAAGAACCTCGTCGACCTGGCGAACGGGCTTGATCACGAGGAGTTCGACGTCACTGTCTGGACGATCCTCCCCGACGACACCCTCGCACCTGAACTCTCGCCGGCTGTGACACACAGGTCGCTCGACGCCTCGGGGAAGTTCGACCTCGGGGCCGTCGTCGAGTTCCTCCGGGTCGTCCGCCGAGAGTCTCCCGACGTGCTCCATTCGTTCCTGTTCTTCGACAATCTCCTCGCACGGTTGTCGAGGGTCACCTCTCCACAGACGGCGGTCGTCTCTGGTGTCTTCTCGGCCCCGACCGACCGGCCGTGGATACGGTCGTTCCTCGACCGTCTCACGACTGGACTCTGTGACCACGTCGTCGCCAACTCGGAGGCGTGTGCGTCTCTCGCCGTCCGACGAGGAACGCCACCCACACACGTCAGCACGATTCCGAACGCCCGTGAGGTCTCACTGTTCTGGGACGCAGCGGAACCCTCCGGGTTGCGGTCGTCTCTCGGTATTCCACCCGACGCGACTGTCGTCGGGACGGTGGGACGACTCGTCCCGGTCAAAGGTCACAGGGACCTACTCGCGGCGTGGCCGACAGTCCTCCGCGCGAACCCGGACGCACACCTCGTCGTCGTGGGAGACGGCCCGGAGCGACAGGCACTCGAATCGTTGACACGAGACTACGACTGTCGTGACTCGGTCACGTTCACTGGACGCCGATCCGACGTGCCGGAGCTGCTGGCTACGTTCGACGTGTTCGCGTTTCCCTCTCACTACGAGGGGATGCCGGGTGCGGTCATCGAGGCGATGGCGGCGGGAGTTCCGACTGTCGGGACCCGAGTCCCCGGAACCACCGAACTCGTCGACGACGGGGAGACGGGTGTCCTAGTCGAGGCGGAGTCCCCGGACGAACTTGCGACGGCGATCGACGAACTCCTGTCCGACCCGAGCCGGCGTGAGAGACTCGGGCGAAAGGCGAGCCAAGTCGCTGGGGCACAGTTCTCGCTGGACCGACTCGTCGAGTCTCACTCACAGTTGTACCGAGACTTGGCGGGACAGACGGAGAGTCGGTCGTGA
- a CDS encoding NAD-dependent epimerase/dehydratase family protein — MTTALVTGVGGFVGVNLADSLLDDGIEVRGIDNFATGRRRNLRPLRDSSNFSFTEGSIGDSDLLGELMNGVDYVFHQAAVPSVPRSIEDPMTTTDANCTGTATVLDAARAADVDTVVVASSSSVYGSTETLPKVETMTPSPESPYALSKYYTERLALQFDELYDLDTVALRYFNIFGPRQDPNGEYAAVIPKFVDLMLSGDAPVVYGDGEQSRDFTYIDNAVEANRLAATSDVSGEAFNVGCGGRVTINELVDALNNILGTDIEPEYDDLRPGDVKHSHADISKAREHLGYEPVVEFTDGLERTVSYYRG, encoded by the coding sequence GTGACAACAGCACTCGTCACTGGTGTCGGAGGGTTCGTCGGCGTGAACCTCGCCGACAGTCTGCTCGACGACGGGATCGAAGTGAGGGGGATCGACAACTTCGCGACCGGGAGGAGACGGAACCTCCGACCGTTACGTGACAGTAGTAACTTCAGCTTCACCGAGGGGAGCATCGGCGACAGTGACCTCCTCGGAGAGCTGATGAACGGAGTAGACTACGTCTTTCACCAAGCCGCGGTCCCGTCGGTCCCCCGGAGTATCGAGGACCCCATGACGACCACGGACGCGAACTGTACGGGGACTGCGACGGTCCTCGACGCCGCCCGAGCGGCGGATGTTGACACCGTCGTCGTCGCGTCGTCGTCGTCGGTGTACGGCTCGACGGAGACTCTTCCGAAAGTCGAGACGATGACTCCCAGCCCCGAGTCGCCGTACGCGCTGTCGAAGTACTACACGGAGCGACTGGCGTTACAGTTCGACGAGTTGTACGATCTCGACACGGTGGCACTCCGGTACTTCAACATCTTCGGCCCGCGTCAGGACCCGAACGGGGAGTACGCGGCGGTGATTCCGAAGTTCGTCGACCTGATGTTGAGTGGTGACGCTCCGGTCGTGTACGGAGACGGTGAACAGTCACGGGACTTCACGTACATCGACAACGCTGTCGAGGCGAATCGCCTCGCCGCGACGAGCGATGTCTCTGGTGAAGCATTCAACGTCGGTTGTGGTGGACGGGTGACGATCAACGAACTCGTCGACGCACTGAACAACATCCTCGGGACCGACATCGAGCCGGAGTACGACGATCTCCGTCCGGGAGACGTGAAGCACTCACACGCAGATATCTCCAAGGCGAGAGAGCACCTCGGATACGAGCCTGTCGTCGAGTTCACCGACGGGCTCGAACGGACAGTCTCCTACTACCGCGGGTGA
- a CDS encoding carbamoyltransferase N-terminal domain-containing protein has translation MVVTLSLKVGRTNLFGHDCSVVLAEDGEILYGVEDERFSRQKHGSLQFPKAAIEDCLATTGKDLSDVDEIIAPYDPRHQVQSYKKI, from the coding sequence ATGGTAGTCACTCTCTCGCTGAAAGTTGGCCGGACGAACCTCTTCGGTCACGACTGTAGCGTAGTTCTCGCAGAGGATGGAGAAATCCTCTATGGTGTCGAGGACGAGCGATTTAGCCGACAGAAGCACGGATCATTGCAGTTTCCGAAAGCCGCGATCGAGGATTGTCTGGCAACCACTGGGAAGGACCTGTCTGATGTCGACGAAATAATCGCCCCGTACGATCCGAGACATCAAGTCCAGTCGTATAAAAAAATATAA
- a CDS encoding carbamoyltransferase, translating into MTVRNRFRLEDVLQDNFAQIDSDVPPIRFLNHHRCHAISAAYPSPVDLDLVVTADLRGEVDATVVWEVGDGEVHRKKTFEWPNSLGSFFGAITEYLGFRANNGEGKVMGLAPYGESRPKFSDPLRQRLDFTADYDVMPLIEGARMEDYVARLESWFGESRRSYGDPIEQHHKDIAAVAQTCLENVMENLVRRWMDEVDADALGLAGGVALNCKMNKHIRELDCVDSVFIQPVAGDAGVAVGGALEPFGLTETSPLDTVYMGPSFSTEEIRAVLEQNKLEYSEPDNLYQHVARRVADGELVGWFQGSLEMGPRALGNRSILADPREEKSRDRVNKYVKHREEWRPFAPSLKESAASDYFKNATKAPFMIQTFEVKYNEASNIPAVLHPEDNTARPQTVREDQNPRYHRLLSAFEDLTGVPVLLNTSFNDSGEPIVAQPREAIRDFFSMGLDCLVLEDLVVTK; encoded by the coding sequence GTGACGGTTCGGAACCGATTCCGGTTGGAGGATGTACTGCAGGACAACTTCGCACAGATCGACAGTGATGTCCCACCGATCAGGTTTCTCAACCACCACCGCTGTCACGCTATCTCGGCAGCGTATCCATCTCCGGTCGATCTGGATCTTGTCGTCACTGCAGACCTACGTGGAGAGGTTGACGCAACGGTGGTCTGGGAAGTGGGCGACGGAGAGGTCCACCGAAAAAAAACGTTCGAGTGGCCGAACTCACTCGGTTCGTTCTTTGGGGCTATCACCGAGTATCTCGGGTTTAGGGCGAACAATGGTGAAGGGAAGGTGATGGGACTGGCTCCCTACGGAGAGTCACGCCCCAAATTCTCGGACCCGTTGCGACAGCGGCTAGACTTCACCGCTGACTACGACGTGATGCCGCTGATAGAGGGTGCACGCATGGAAGACTACGTTGCGCGACTGGAATCGTGGTTTGGGGAGTCTCGGCGTTCATATGGTGACCCGATTGAGCAGCATCACAAAGATATCGCAGCGGTGGCACAGACCTGTTTGGAAAACGTGATGGAGAACCTCGTCCGACGTTGGATGGACGAGGTTGATGCTGACGCGTTGGGCCTAGCTGGTGGTGTCGCCCTCAATTGTAAAATGAACAAACACATACGAGAGTTGGATTGCGTCGATTCTGTGTTCATTCAACCAGTCGCAGGAGACGCTGGAGTCGCCGTCGGCGGGGCACTCGAACCCTTCGGCTTGACGGAGACATCACCTCTCGACACGGTGTATATGGGCCCGTCGTTCTCAACCGAAGAGATCAGAGCCGTTCTTGAGCAGAACAAACTCGAATACAGTGAGCCGGACAATTTATATCAGCACGTTGCAAGGCGGGTCGCCGATGGAGAACTCGTCGGATGGTTCCAGGGATCACTCGAGATGGGACCTCGTGCACTCGGTAACCGGAGCATTCTCGCAGATCCACGGGAGGAGAAATCACGTGATCGGGTCAACAAATACGTGAAACACCGTGAGGAGTGGCGTCCGTTTGCGCCGTCGTTGAAAGAATCGGCCGCATCAGACTATTTTAAAAACGCTACGAAGGCTCCGTTCATGATACAGACATTCGAAGTAAAGTACAACGAAGCGTCTAATATTCCAGCTGTCTTACATCCGGAAGATAACACCGCACGCCCGCAGACAGTTCGTGAAGACCAGAACCCCAGATACCACCGTCTCCTCTCGGCATTTGAGGATCTCACGGGGGTACCTGTCCTACTTAACACCTCGTTCAACGATAGCGGCGAACCTATCGTGGCTCAGCCACGCGAAGCAATCCGTGACTTCTTCTCGATGGGGTTAGACTGCCTCGTCCTTGAGGACCTCGTAGTGACGAAGTGA